Proteins encoded by one window of Rhodohalobacter sp. SW132:
- a CDS encoding outer membrane beta-barrel protein produces MNLRAVLLPLLMLSQALVLSLVSIGVSYSQQTEVTGSVLTPGDDSYEQLSGATVQVFSLPDTVRITGAATDRAGEFSVRIPAQHESVYFQISYLGFLSHAESYLLDELSEPLEIVLQPAAMELDEFQVTARRPRVEIRGDTTSFHADGYRANRDANVQDLVTRMPGFMMENGRLQAQGEDVGRVLIDGEEFFGDDAMLALQNLPAEIVAEIEVFDRDGEQARFTGFSSGDTERTINIVTRDGLNRGQFGRIHSGYGSLDRYMAGGNYNYFRGDQRISVLGMSNNVNQQNFSSEDLLGISEASGSGRRGRGGRATRNFMTGGQSGISSVNSTGINYNDQWNDNWRVNASYFFNLTDNTQNINRERQYLTGFSADQLYDEDAFGNSDNSNHRFDMRLEHSIDDRRSLIISPQISLQQNTSSRTVDGFTLDSDRRLINEILTENSDEQSAFSLNNTILYRHSFETDGRTFSANFRTNVNDRSSFRNQFDESLQFDEPDNRVTNDQQSETFHGGYDLRGNLTYTEPLTENSRLLVSYRSTYDDSRSEQDLFRYDEMTNSYSLIDSTLSSSFDNRVITSRMRGSYQLNRENYRVNVSLSWQHTALDGEQHFPVDAVTRQTWQNLMPDAEYRYNFGRRSNIRIRYNTGTRTPSARQLQGVIDNSDPLRFTTGNPDLEQQFDHRFSVRMRHTNPEKGSSTSLFVSMNYTENYIGNRTEVAATDTLLSGDVLLRQGGRLVAPDNIGSGLNLYSRVDRSFPVDLIQSNANLSAGVNFSRNPSFIDSRRNETDNTRLSSGASVSSNISERVDFRMAYYANYSIVNNSIRPEMNNNYYTGRGSTGFNLMPWGGLNISSDLNFRHYEGLGDDFNQSTFFWNGSIGYKFLEDRAAEFKLTIFDILGQNNNINRNILEDYIEDYRTNVLTRYAIFSFSYNFRSFS; encoded by the coding sequence ATGAATCTACGGGCAGTGCTACTTCCGCTTTTAATGCTGAGCCAGGCATTAGTTTTAAGTCTTGTTTCTATCGGTGTGTCCTATTCGCAACAAACTGAGGTAACAGGATCCGTGCTGACCCCGGGTGATGACAGTTATGAACAGCTGAGCGGGGCAACTGTTCAGGTTTTTTCACTTCCCGATACCGTTCGCATAACAGGAGCCGCGACTGACAGGGCAGGAGAGTTCAGCGTTCGAATTCCGGCACAACATGAGTCGGTCTATTTTCAGATCTCTTATCTTGGGTTTTTGAGTCATGCTGAGTCGTATCTGTTAGATGAGCTTTCTGAACCGCTGGAAATTGTGCTTCAACCGGCAGCGATGGAGCTCGATGAGTTTCAGGTAACCGCAAGGCGCCCCCGGGTTGAAATTCGAGGCGATACCACATCTTTTCATGCTGATGGTTATCGAGCTAACCGGGACGCAAACGTTCAGGATCTGGTCACACGGATGCCTGGATTTATGATGGAAAATGGCCGTTTACAGGCACAGGGTGAAGATGTGGGGAGAGTATTGATTGATGGTGAAGAGTTTTTTGGGGATGATGCCATGCTCGCACTCCAGAATCTCCCGGCAGAGATTGTTGCGGAGATTGAAGTGTTCGACCGCGATGGCGAACAGGCACGCTTTACGGGATTTAGCAGCGGCGATACAGAACGAACAATAAATATTGTTACGCGAGATGGACTGAATCGAGGCCAGTTTGGCCGCATCCACTCCGGGTATGGTTCACTCGACCGGTATATGGCGGGCGGAAACTACAACTATTTTCGGGGAGATCAGCGGATTTCAGTTCTGGGAATGAGCAATAATGTAAACCAGCAAAATTTTTCAAGTGAAGATTTGCTGGGGATTTCAGAAGCTTCCGGCTCAGGGAGGCGGGGACGCGGCGGTCGCGCCACCCGTAATTTTATGACGGGCGGACAAAGCGGCATCAGTTCCGTGAACTCAACCGGGATCAATTATAACGACCAGTGGAACGATAACTGGCGAGTAAATGCGAGCTACTTTTTTAACCTGACCGACAACACGCAGAATATCAATCGCGAACGTCAATATCTGACCGGATTTTCCGCGGATCAGCTGTACGATGAAGATGCTTTTGGCAACAGCGATAATTCCAATCACAGGTTTGATATGCGCCTGGAGCACTCCATAGATGACCGGCGTTCGCTTATCATCTCACCGCAAATCAGTCTGCAGCAGAACACCAGTTCCCGCACGGTGGATGGATTTACACTCGATTCCGACAGGCGGCTGATCAACGAAATCCTCACAGAAAATAGCGATGAACAGTCCGCTTTTTCCTTAAACAACACCATTCTATACCGGCACAGTTTTGAAACCGACGGACGCACATTTTCTGCAAATTTCCGAACAAATGTTAACGACCGCAGCTCATTCAGAAATCAGTTTGATGAGAGCCTGCAATTCGATGAGCCGGATAACCGGGTTACGAACGATCAGCAGAGCGAAACGTTTCACGGCGGGTATGATCTGCGTGGAAATCTTACCTATACCGAGCCGCTGACGGAAAATTCCCGTCTGCTGGTAAGTTACCGTTCAACGTATGACGATAGCCGTTCGGAGCAGGATCTGTTCAGGTATGATGAAATGACCAACAGTTACAGCCTGATTGACTCTACTCTTTCCAGCAGTTTTGATAATCGTGTGATCACCAGCCGGATGCGCGGAAGCTATCAGTTAAACAGGGAGAACTACCGGGTAAATGTGAGCCTTTCGTGGCAGCATACGGCGCTGGATGGTGAACAGCATTTCCCGGTGGATGCGGTAACCCGCCAAACGTGGCAGAATTTAATGCCCGATGCGGAGTATCGGTATAATTTTGGAAGAAGATCAAACATTCGAATACGTTATAACACCGGTACCCGAACGCCATCGGCACGGCAGCTTCAGGGTGTGATTGATAACTCCGATCCGCTTCGGTTCACCACCGGAAACCCGGATCTTGAACAGCAGTTTGATCACCGTTTTTCAGTGCGAATGCGTCATACCAATCCGGAAAAGGGGAGTTCCACATCACTGTTTGTGTCGATGAACTACACGGAAAATTATATTGGAAACCGTACTGAAGTAGCTGCCACCGATACCTTGCTTTCCGGTGATGTGCTTCTGCGACAGGGCGGGAGGCTGGTGGCACCGGACAATATCGGAAGTGGCCTGAATCTCTATTCAAGAGTTGATCGCAGTTTCCCGGTAGATCTTATTCAAAGCAATGCCAACCTGAGTGCCGGAGTCAACTTTTCGAGAAACCCTTCGTTTATCGACAGCCGCAGAAACGAGACCGATAACACAAGATTGAGCAGCGGTGCCTCGGTCAGCAGCAACATCAGTGAACGGGTGGATTTCCGTATGGCCTACTATGCAAACTACTCTATTGTGAATAATTCCATTCGTCCTGAGATGAACAATAATTACTACACCGGCCGGGGAAGTACAGGTTTTAACCTGATGCCGTGGGGAGGACTCAATATTTCAAGCGATTTGAATTTTCGCCACTACGAAGGTTTGGGTGATGATTTCAATCAATCCACATTCTTTTGGAACGGTTCGATCGGCTACAAATTCCTGGAAGACCGGGCGGCAGAGTTCAAACTAACCATTTTTGATATTCTTGGGCAGAACAATAACATCAACCGGAATATTCTGGAAGATTATATTGAAGATTACAGAACCAACGTGCTGACCCGATATGCGATTTTTTCTTTCAGCTACAATTTCAGATCATTCAGCTGA